The following proteins are co-located in the Neodiprion virginianus isolate iyNeoVirg1 chromosome 6, iyNeoVirg1.1, whole genome shotgun sequence genome:
- the LOC124307749 gene encoding protein krasavietz, translating into MSQKIEKPVLSGQRIKTRKRDEREKYDPTGFRDAILLGLEKADNDLEAISKYLDVAGSKLDYRRYGEALFDILIAGGLLVPGGTIAQDGDKPVKTTACVFEQPEDMESMKNFEQVFIKLTRRYKYLEKMFEEEMKKVLVFMKGFTAMERVKLARMTALWISNGACPPTVLSVLINEHLVKDNLALDFLMEVCVTWKQEKGLPSLMTALKRGGIEGRLMEFVPPNKRTEEHFRSAFEAAGLADIVKLHKAQASQEAKRDLQQLLLDDLADNRPIKDIVIDLKDMAVKSCIPEHEVIGLIWGVVMGQAEWNKKEELVAEQALKHLKTYTPLFGAFTSTARSELALLLKVQEFCYENMNFMKVFQKIVLLFYKTDVVSEEVILKWFKEGHSVKGKMLFLDQMKKFIEWLQSAEEESESGEEED; encoded by the exons ATGAgtcagaaaatagaaaagCCAGTGCTGTCAGGTCAACGCATAAAGACCAGAAAAAGAG ATGAAAGAGAGAAGTACGACCCGACCGGGTTTCGAGATGCGATTCTTCTTGGATTGGAAAAAGCTGATAATGACTTAGAGGCCATTTCCAAGTATTTGGATGTGGCTGGTTCAAAGCTGGACTACCGCCGGTATGGAGAGGCACTTTTCGACATTTTAATTGCTGGCGGCCTCTTGGTACCAGGAGGCACCATTGCGCAAGATGGGGACAAACCGGTTAAAACCACCGCTTGCGTATTTGAACAACCCGAAGATATGGAGAGCATGAAAAACTTCGAACag GTTTTCATTAAACTGACCCGACGCtacaaatatttggaaaaaatgttcgaaGAAGAGATGAAGAAGGTGTTGGTTTTCATGAAGGGATTTACAGCAATGGAAAGGGTGAAACTAGCCCGAATGACTGCACTCTGGATCTCGAACGGTGCCTGTCCACCAACAGTACTTTCTGTATTAATCAACGAACATCTCGTCAAAGACAACTTGGCTCTCGACTTTTTGATGGAAGTTTGTGTTACTTGGAAACAGGAAAAAGGATTGCCTAGCTTGATGACTGCCCTTAAGCGTGGAGGCATTGAAGGAAG GTTGATGGAATTTGTTCCGCCAAATAAAAGGACAGAAGAACACTTTAGATCAGCCTTTGAAGCAGCAGGTTTAGCTGATATTGTCAAGTTACACAAGGCGCAGGCCAGCCAAGAAGCAAAGCGTGATTTACAGCAACTTTTACTTGACGATTTGGCTGACAATCGACCAATCAAGGACATTGTAATTGACCTCAAAGACATGGCAGTAAAGAGCTGCATCCCTGAACATGAAGTCATCGGATTG ATTTGGGGAGTAGTGATGGGTCAAGCCGAATGgaataagaaagaagaacTTGTTGCCGAACAAGCGCTGAAGCATTTGAAGACCTACACACCGCTGTTCGGTGCATTCACATCCACTGCCAGATCTGAACTAGCTTTGCTACTAAAGGTTCAAGAGTTTTGCTACGAGAACATGAACTTTATGAAAGTCTTCCAAAAGATCGTCTTGCTTTTCTACAAAA CGGATGTAGTGTCGGAAGAAGTGATCTTGAAGTGGTTCAAGGAGGGTCACTCAGTTAAAGGAAAGATGCTGTTTTTGgaccaaatgaaaaaattcatcgagtGGCTGCAAAGTGCCGAAGAAGAGTCAGAATCTGGAGAAGAGGAAGATTAA
- the LOC124307748 gene encoding serine--tRNA ligase, mitochondrial: MNFSRRLANLYKYRSLCTDAKTVTSAPKVNLELPQPEYDIDYLCDVGNRKYIAENIKQRKGIGDIDKVHQLLETSASRELLDIELGKIPNQTDPRVSDYGPEGRVLNTCGSMPTFNYQPKEFEDLAKNLKLIRTENLGQLSGSRSYMLLGDLAELEEALVYYTLRELVNRKFQVISVPDILPSQIIERCGMIVEGTRTQVYYLDSAHGHCQSLSGTAEMAIAGKLAGARLSLEHLPLKYAAVSRCYRAEASSIIAERGLYRVHQFTKVEMFVCCQPHQSAELLNELQSIEEELFSSLGIHFKVVDMPPHELGAPAYRKLDIEGWMPGRKLFGELSSCSNCTDYQSRRLGIKYETADHRLEHVHTLNGTACAIPRMLIALCETHQTEEGIIKIPEKLLPFMKGKTIIEQQPVAAMRFAKYKPKIH, translated from the exons atgaatttcaGTAGACGGTTAGCTAATTTATACAAATACAGATCGCTTTGTACGGACGCTAAG ACCGTTACCTCAGCGCCTAAAGTGAATCTAGAATTACCACAACCGGAGTACGATATTGACTACTTGTGCGATGTGGGTAATCGGAAATATATTGCTGAGAACATAAAGCAAAGAAAAGGTATCGGCGACATTGACAAGGTTCATCAACTGCTTGAAACATCAGCCTCTAGGGAATTGTTGGATATAGAGCTTGGAAAAATACCAAATCAAACAGATCCTCGTGTCTCTGATTATGGGCCAGAGGGGAGAGTTTTAAACACTTGCGGTTCTATGCCTACCTTTAATTACCAGCCGAAAGAGTTTGAGGATCTAGctaaaaacttgaaacttaTACGTACAGAAAACTTGGGACAATTATCTGGTTCCAGAAGTTACATGCTTCTCGGGGATCTCGCCGAGCTTGAGGAGGCTTTGGTTTATTACACACTCCGTGAACTCGTCAATAGAAAGTTTCAGGTGATCTCTGTACCTGATATACTGCCTTCGCAGATCATTGAGCGGTGCGGAATGATTGTCGAAGGGACGAGAACGCAGGTCTATTACTTGGATTCTGCTCACGGCCATTGTCAAAGTTTGTCTGGAACTGCGGAGATGGCTATTGCAGGGAAACTTGCTGGTGCTCGATTGTCTCTCGAGCATCTGCCTCTTAAGTATGCAGCTGTCAGCAGGTGCTACCGAGCTGAAGCCTCGAGCATTATTGCAGAGAGAGGATTGTATAG GGTACATCAGTTTACAAAGGTAGAAATGTTTGTTTGCTGCCAACCGCATCAATCCGCCGAGCTTTTAAACGAACTTCAGTCGATTGAAGAAGAATTGTTCAGTAGTTTGGGGATTCATTTCAAAGTCGTAGATATGCCTCCTCACGAATTAGGAGCTCCGGCTTACAG GAAATTGGACATTGAAGGTTGGATGCCTGGGCGAAAACTTTTTGGTGAATTATCTAGCTGCAGCAACTGCACAGATTATCAATCTCGTAGGCTTGGGATCAAATATGAGACGGCGGATCACAGATTGGAGCACGTTCATACATTGAATGGCACAGCGTGTGCTATACCGAGAATGTTAATTGCTCTTTGTGAAACGCATCAAACTGAAGAAGGAATTATTAAGATacctgaaaaattattacccTTTATGAAGGGTAAAACTATTATAGAGCAACAGCCTGTTGCGGCTATGAGATTTGCTAAGTACAAACCAAAAATACActga